In the genome of Actinomadura graeca, one region contains:
- a CDS encoding propionyl-CoA synthetase — protein MGAYAAAYERSIADPTRFWGLAARDIRWLVPPDRVLDDGAPPFYRWFTGGELNTCDNALDRHVEEGRGDQAALIYDSPVTGTKRSYTFRELTALVARFAGALRAQGVDRGDRVIIYLPMVPEAVVAMLACARLGAVHSVVFGGFAAPELAVRIDDARPKAIVSASCGIEGGRIVPYKPLLDKALELARHKVERCVIRQREQLHADLVRPRDVEWDEAIAGAEAAECVPVAATDPLYILYTSGTTGRPKGVVRDNGGHAVALRWSMENVYGVGPGDVFWAASDVGWVVGHSYIVYAPLLTGCTTVLYEGKPVGTPDAGAFWRVAAEHRVKALFAAPTAIRAIKKEDPEGALLAGHDLSALDTLFLAGERTDPDTYRWATRVLDRPVVDHWWQTETGWPIVANLRGLEPMPIKAGSPSVPVPGYDVRVLGPDGGPVPPGADGDIALRLPLPPGTLPTLWQDDERFVESYLTRHPGHYLTGDGGHVDEDGYVWVMGRTDDVINVAGHRLSTGTMEEVIAAHPAVAECAVIGVHDALKGQVPRGLVVLKSGVLAEPDELAAELVRMVRDQVGPVAALKEITIVAALPKTRSGKILRGVMRGIADGQEVTVPSTIEDPAVLDGLRAVLRPPARD, from the coding sequence ATGGGGGCCTACGCCGCCGCGTACGAGCGCAGCATCGCCGATCCGACCCGTTTCTGGGGGCTGGCCGCCCGGGACATCCGCTGGCTCGTCCCGCCGGACCGCGTGCTGGACGACGGCGCGCCGCCGTTCTACCGCTGGTTCACCGGCGGTGAGCTGAACACCTGCGACAACGCCCTGGACCGGCACGTGGAGGAGGGACGCGGCGACCAGGCCGCCCTGATCTATGACAGTCCGGTCACCGGGACGAAGCGCTCCTACACCTTCCGGGAGCTGACCGCCCTCGTCGCCCGGTTCGCGGGGGCGCTGCGCGCGCAGGGCGTCGACCGCGGCGACCGCGTCATCATCTACCTGCCGATGGTCCCCGAGGCGGTCGTGGCGATGCTGGCGTGCGCCCGGCTCGGCGCCGTCCACTCGGTGGTGTTCGGCGGGTTCGCGGCGCCGGAGCTGGCCGTCCGGATCGACGACGCCCGGCCCAAGGCGATCGTGTCGGCGTCCTGCGGCATCGAGGGCGGCCGGATCGTCCCCTACAAACCGCTGCTCGACAAGGCCCTCGAACTGGCCAGGCACAAGGTGGAACGGTGCGTCATCCGGCAGCGCGAGCAGCTGCACGCCGACCTCGTCCGGCCGCGGGACGTGGAGTGGGACGAGGCGATCGCGGGCGCCGAGGCCGCCGAGTGCGTGCCGGTCGCCGCCACCGACCCCCTCTACATCCTGTACACGTCCGGGACGACCGGGCGGCCCAAGGGCGTCGTCCGCGACAACGGCGGGCACGCTGTGGCGCTGCGCTGGTCCATGGAGAACGTCTACGGGGTCGGCCCCGGTGACGTGTTCTGGGCGGCGTCCGACGTCGGCTGGGTCGTCGGGCACTCCTACATCGTGTACGCGCCGCTCCTGACGGGCTGCACGACCGTCCTGTACGAGGGCAAGCCGGTGGGCACGCCCGACGCGGGCGCGTTCTGGCGCGTCGCCGCCGAGCACCGGGTCAAGGCGCTGTTCGCCGCGCCCACGGCGATCCGGGCGATCAAGAAGGAGGACCCGGAGGGCGCGCTGCTCGCCGGGCACGACCTGTCCGCGCTGGACACCCTGTTCCTCGCCGGGGAGCGGACCGACCCCGACACCTACCGCTGGGCGACCCGCGTCCTGGACCGTCCCGTCGTCGACCACTGGTGGCAGACCGAGACGGGCTGGCCGATCGTGGCGAACCTGCGCGGGCTGGAGCCGATGCCGATCAAGGCCGGGTCCCCGTCGGTGCCCGTCCCCGGGTACGACGTGCGCGTCCTCGGCCCGGACGGCGGGCCCGTCCCGCCGGGTGCGGACGGCGACATCGCGCTGCGGCTGCCCCTGCCGCCGGGCACCCTGCCGACCCTGTGGCAGGACGACGAGCGGTTCGTCGAGTCCTACCTCACCCGGCACCCGGGCCACTACCTCACCGGCGACGGCGGGCACGTCGACGAGGACGGCTACGTGTGGGTCATGGGCCGCACCGACGACGTCATCAACGTGGCCGGCCACCGCCTGTCCACCGGGACGATGGAGGAGGTCATCGCCGCGCATCCGGCGGTCGCCGAGTGCGCGGTGATCGGCGTCCACGACGCGCTCAAGGGCCAGGTGCCCCGCGGGCTCGTCGTGCTGAAGAGCGGCGTGCTCGCCGAGCCGGACGAGCTGGCCGCCGAGCTGGTGCGGATGGTGCGCGACCAGGTCGGGCCCGTCGCGGCGCTCAAGGAGATCACGATCGTCGCGGCGCTGCCCAAGACCAGGTCGGGCAAGATCCTGCGGGGCGTGATGCGCGGCATCGCCGACGGGCAGGAGGTCACCGTCCCGTCCACGATCGAGGACCCGGCCGTCCTGGACGGCCTCCGCGCCGTCCTGCGGCCCCCGGCGCGGGACTAG
- a CDS encoding SAM-dependent methyltransferase, producing the protein MSADPRIDTSVPHSARVWNFLLGGKDNYPVDRQAGERVFQTFPGMVDMARHSRYMLIRVVRYLAGDAGILQFLDIGTGLPTMDNTHEVAQRVAPEARVVYVDNDPLVLVHARALLTSSPEGATDYVEADVRDPDAILAEAARTLDLTRPVALMLMGILGLVDDYDRARAIVARLMAALAPGSYLAVYDGTDTDPAYMEAIRAYNAGSGAVAYTPRSLDDIAGYLDGLEMVEPGVVPVTRWRPDSAPWGSLPEVACAGGVARKRP; encoded by the coding sequence GTGAGCGCAGACCCCAGGATCGACACGTCCGTGCCGCATTCGGCGCGGGTCTGGAACTTCCTGCTCGGCGGTAAGGACAACTATCCCGTCGACCGGCAGGCCGGTGAGAGGGTCTTCCAGACCTTTCCGGGGATGGTCGACATGGCGCGCCACTCCCGGTACATGCTCATCCGGGTGGTGCGGTACCTGGCGGGCGACGCCGGGATCCTCCAGTTCCTGGACATCGGCACCGGGCTGCCCACCATGGACAACACCCACGAGGTCGCGCAGCGGGTCGCGCCCGAGGCGCGCGTCGTCTACGTCGACAACGACCCGCTGGTGCTGGTGCATGCGAGGGCTCTGCTGACGAGCAGCCCCGAGGGCGCCACCGACTACGTCGAGGCGGACGTCCGCGACCCGGACGCCATCCTCGCGGAGGCCGCACGCACGCTCGACCTGACCCGTCCGGTGGCGCTCATGCTCATGGGGATCCTGGGCCTGGTGGACGACTACGACCGCGCCCGCGCGATCGTGGCGCGGCTCATGGCGGCGTTGGCTCCGGGGAGCTACCTGGCGGTCTACGACGGCACCGACACCGACCCGGCCTACATGGAGGCCATCCGCGCCTACAACGCAGGCAGTGGCGCGGTCGCCTACACGCCCCGGAGCCTGGACGACATCGCCGGCTATCTCGACGGCCTGGAGATGGTCGAGCCCGGCGTCGTGCCCGTGACGCGGTGGCGGCCCGACTCCGCGCCGTGGGGCTCGCTTCCCGAGGTCGCCTGCGCCGGTGGCGTCGCCCGCAAGCGGCCTTAG
- a CDS encoding DNA polymerase beta superfamily protein, with product MTAPGNVLLYGIVGSTAYGLAGPGSDIDRLGVYAAPTIAFHGLNPPTGRQATVVTAQPDVTFHEAAKFATLCLGMNPTVTELLWLPDELYEARTPLGDRLIGLREAFLSARRVKDAYLGYAVSQFRRMESRDASSGAGTAKKTAKHARHLARLVHQGLLLYSGGTLDVRLQDPQWYLDFGERVAAGDLTAARDVLAKAEADFAAARTPLPEEPDRARVEEWLHTVRAAHLPRPS from the coding sequence ATGACGGCCCCTGGGAACGTGCTCCTCTACGGGATCGTGGGGTCCACCGCCTACGGCCTCGCCGGGCCCGGCTCCGACATCGACCGGCTCGGCGTCTACGCGGCGCCCACCATCGCCTTCCACGGCCTGAACCCGCCCACCGGACGGCAGGCGACCGTCGTCACCGCGCAACCGGACGTGACGTTCCACGAGGCCGCCAAGTTCGCGACGCTGTGCCTGGGCATGAACCCGACGGTCACCGAGCTGCTCTGGCTGCCGGACGAGTTGTACGAGGCCCGCACCCCGCTCGGGGACCGGCTCATCGGCCTCCGGGAGGCGTTCCTGTCCGCCCGCCGGGTCAAGGACGCCTACCTCGGCTACGCCGTGTCCCAGTTCCGCCGCATGGAGTCACGCGACGCGTCCTCCGGGGCCGGGACCGCGAAGAAGACCGCCAAGCACGCCCGGCACCTCGCCCGCCTCGTCCACCAGGGCCTTCTCCTGTACAGTGGCGGGACGCTCGACGTCCGGCTCCAGGATCCGCAGTGGTACCTCGACTTCGGGGAGCGCGTCGCGGCCGGCGACCTCACCGCGGCACGGGACGTCCTCGCGAAGGCCGAGGCCGACTTCGCCGCCGCCCGCACTCCCCTGCCAGAGGAGCCCGACCGCGCCCGCGTCGAGGAGTGGCTGCACACCGTCCGCGCCGCCCACCTCCCGCGGCCTTCCTGA
- a CDS encoding GlsB/YeaQ/YmgE family stress response membrane protein, whose protein sequence is MTIGGIAAAIVLGAVIGVLGRLTVPDRRSMPGWLLVAVGIVAAIAGTALTHLFGLERPGWDYWETFFQIVLAAVGVYLVAVFWPTSAR, encoded by the coding sequence CGCCGCCATCGTCCTGGGCGCCGTCATCGGCGTGCTGGGACGGCTGACCGTGCCGGACCGGCGGAGTATGCCGGGCTGGCTGCTGGTCGCGGTCGGCATCGTCGCGGCCATAGCGGGGACGGCGCTGACGCACCTGTTCGGGCTGGAGCGCCCGGGCTGGGACTACTGGGAGACGTTCTTCCAGATCGTGCTGGCCGCGGTCGGGGTGTACCTCGTGGCGGTGTTCTGGCCGACGTCCGCCCGCTAG
- a CDS encoding SelB C-terminal domain-containing protein produces MHVVATAGHAGHGKSALVRALTGMDPEGPRDAWTDLPSGGRVAFVDAPGGEHSVPAVIAAAGPAPAVLFAVAADEGWRPRSGEHLAALDALGVRHGVLAVTRSDVADPRLVLRQARERLAGTSLRGIETVAVSTVTRAGIDELAAALGRLSGRVPVPDPGAPVRLWADRTRRAAGLTAVTGTLGAGTIRTGDELLLLPSGARRRVESIECDGEPRRSVRGYARVTVALRGDGPVTAAISPGRWTHTTCVDVRTRFGEAAGRLARQMILHIGSAAVAVRLRPLGPDTARLTLNARLALHVGDTGLLRDPVRRTVAGVSVLDVRPPTLVRRGAGAARARELASWPDRPGGSVVLRRHGLLRRSELDLMGCAPPKDAIALDGGWYADPAYWDSLHERLAEEVSRHAADRPLTPGVPLETARLRLGLPTRRLTAALVRPPLRLRAGRVHGPAPALPAGLAEAVDRLRADMERAPFEAPRPERLAELGLTGGALAAAERAGAVLRLADGVVLLPGADREALRILSELPQPFTPGQAGDALATSRRVAVALLRHLDGLGLTERRRS; encoded by the coding sequence ATGCACGTAGTCGCCACCGCCGGGCATGCCGGGCACGGCAAGTCGGCGCTCGTGCGCGCGCTCACCGGCATGGACCCGGAGGGACCCCGCGACGCCTGGACGGACCTGCCCTCGGGCGGCCGCGTCGCGTTCGTGGACGCGCCCGGCGGCGAGCACTCCGTCCCCGCCGTGATCGCCGCGGCCGGCCCGGCGCCCGCCGTGCTGTTCGCCGTCGCCGCCGACGAGGGCTGGCGGCCGCGGTCGGGCGAGCACCTGGCGGCGCTCGACGCCCTCGGCGTCCGGCACGGCGTCCTCGCCGTCACCCGCTCCGACGTCGCCGACCCGAGGCTCGTCCTGCGCCAGGCCCGCGAGCGGCTCGCCGGGACGTCCCTGCGCGGCATCGAGACCGTCGCGGTCAGCACCGTCACCCGCGCCGGGATCGACGAGCTGGCGGCCGCCCTGGGACGGCTCTCCGGCCGCGTCCCGGTCCCCGACCCCGGCGCCCCGGTCCGGCTGTGGGCCGACCGCACGCGCCGCGCCGCCGGGCTCACCGCCGTCACCGGCACGCTCGGCGCCGGGACGATCCGGACCGGCGACGAGCTGCTCCTCCTGCCGTCGGGCGCCCGCCGCCGCGTCGAATCGATCGAGTGCGACGGCGAGCCCCGCCGCTCCGTCCGCGGATACGCCCGCGTCACCGTCGCCCTGCGCGGCGACGGGCCGGTGACCGCCGCCATCAGCCCCGGCCGCTGGACGCACACGACCTGCGTCGACGTCCGCACCCGCTTCGGCGAGGCCGCCGGGCGCCTCGCGCGGCAGATGATCCTGCACATCGGCTCCGCCGCCGTCGCGGTGCGCCTGCGGCCGCTCGGCCCCGACACGGCCCGGCTGACCCTCAACGCGCGGCTGGCGCTGCACGTCGGCGACACCGGCCTGCTGCGCGACCCCGTCCGCCGCACCGTCGCCGGGGTGAGCGTCCTGGACGTCCGCCCGCCGACCCTCGTCCGCCGCGGCGCCGGGGCGGCACGCGCGCGGGAGCTGGCGTCCTGGCCGGACCGTCCCGGCGGGTCGGTGGTTCTGCGCCGCCACGGCCTGCTCCGGCGGTCCGAGCTGGACCTGATGGGCTGCGCGCCGCCGAAGGACGCGATCGCCCTGGACGGCGGCTGGTACGCCGACCCCGCCTACTGGGACTCGCTCCACGAGCGCCTCGCCGAGGAGGTGTCCCGGCACGCCGCCGACCGCCCGCTGACCCCGGGCGTCCCGCTGGAGACCGCCCGGCTCCGCCTCGGCCTGCCGACCCGGCGGCTGACCGCCGCGCTCGTCCGGCCGCCGCTGCGCCTGCGGGCGGGGCGCGTCCACGGGCCCGCCCCGGCCCTGCCCGCGGGCCTCGCCGAGGCCGTCGACCGGCTCCGCGCCGACATGGAACGCGCGCCGTTCGAGGCGCCCCGCCCCGAACGGCTCGCCGAGCTGGGCCTCACCGGCGGCGCCCTCGCGGCCGCCGAACGCGCGGGCGCCGTCCTGCGCCTCGCGGACGGCGTCGTCCTGCTGCCGGGCGCCGACCGGGAGGCGCTGCGGATCCTGTCGGAGCTCCCGCAGCCGTTCACGCCGGGCCAGGCGGGCGACGCGCTGGCGACGAGCCGCCGGGTCGCCGTCGCCCTCCTGCGGCACCTGGACGGCCTCGGGCTCACCGAGCGCCGCCGGTCATGA
- a CDS encoding RtcB family protein: protein MPYQTLKGGRVPIRMWADPDTVEDIALDQLRNVSALPWVEGLAVMPDVHYGKGTTVGSVIAMRDAVSPAAVGVDIGCGMTAAGSSLTVEDMPDDLAGIRHRLERAVPVGRGAHRQPVDPSGLPSLKERGWYDFWKAFDDLHPAVRARLGRARKQMGSLGGGNHFLELCADGDGAIWLVLHSGSRNIGNELAEHHVEAARRLPHNQDLPDADLAVFLSGTTTMDAYRHDLFWAQEYARRNRAMMMALAQDVVTKRFGEARCTWGEVISCHHNYVAEEEYDGVDLLVTRKGAIRAASGDLGIIPGSMATGTYIVRGLGNETAFNSASHGAGRRMSRTKARRTYTVDDVVEQTRGVECRKDGGIIDEIPAAYKDLETVIEAQSDLVEVVAHLRQLICIKG from the coding sequence ATGCCGTACCAGACGCTCAAGGGCGGCCGCGTTCCCATCCGGATGTGGGCCGACCCCGACACCGTCGAGGACATCGCCCTCGACCAGCTCCGCAACGTCTCCGCCCTGCCGTGGGTGGAGGGCCTCGCCGTCATGCCGGACGTCCACTACGGCAAGGGCACCACGGTCGGCTCGGTGATCGCGATGCGCGACGCGGTGTCGCCCGCCGCCGTCGGCGTGGACATCGGCTGCGGGATGACCGCCGCCGGGTCGTCCCTCACCGTCGAGGACATGCCGGACGACCTCGCCGGAATCCGGCACAGGCTGGAGCGCGCGGTCCCCGTCGGCCGCGGCGCGCACCGGCAGCCGGTCGACCCGTCCGGCCTCCCGAGCCTGAAGGAGCGCGGCTGGTACGACTTCTGGAAGGCGTTCGACGACCTGCACCCGGCGGTGCGCGCCCGCCTCGGCCGCGCGCGCAAGCAGATGGGCTCGCTCGGCGGCGGCAACCACTTCCTGGAGCTGTGCGCGGACGGCGACGGCGCGATCTGGCTCGTCCTGCACTCGGGTTCCCGCAACATCGGCAACGAGCTGGCCGAGCACCACGTCGAGGCCGCCCGCAGGCTCCCGCACAACCAGGACCTCCCGGACGCCGACCTCGCCGTGTTCCTCTCCGGCACCACGACGATGGACGCCTACCGCCACGACCTGTTCTGGGCGCAGGAGTACGCGCGCCGCAACCGCGCGATGATGATGGCGCTCGCGCAGGACGTCGTCACCAAGCGCTTCGGCGAGGCCCGCTGCACGTGGGGCGAGGTCATCTCCTGCCACCACAACTACGTGGCGGAGGAGGAGTACGACGGCGTCGACCTGCTCGTCACCCGCAAGGGCGCGATCCGCGCCGCCTCCGGCGACCTCGGCATCATCCCGGGCTCGATGGCGACCGGCACCTACATCGTCCGCGGCCTCGGCAACGAGACCGCCTTCAACTCCGCCTCCCACGGCGCGGGCCGCCGGATGAGCCGCACCAAGGCCCGCAGGACCTACACCGTGGACGACGTGGTCGAGCAGACCCGCGGCGTCGAATGCCGCAAGGACGGCGGCATCATCGACGAGATCCCCGCCGCCTACAAGGACCTGGAGACGGTGATCGAGGCCCAGTCCGACCTGGTCGAGGTAGTGGCCCACCTCCGCCAGCTCATCTGCATCAAGGGCTGA
- a CDS encoding alpha/beta hydrolase produces MTTPQEWEFAGTRGAVTARIWAAPEPRYVAVLVHGYGEHLGRYGHVADALVRHGATVCGPDHMGHGRSAGDRVLIEDYEDVVADVRTVARAAAGDHPGLPVVMIGHSMGGLVAARYAQLHGGDLAALVLSAPVLGRWHVVDALLPLEEMPGTPLDPSTLSRDASVGEAYAADPLVWHGPFKKPTVRALDAALRRINGYGSLGALPVLYLHGTADELVRPEDTRVGIEAVRGEGLTERHYPGARHEVFNETNRAEVLGDVTAFVDRVLP; encoded by the coding sequence GTGACAACGCCACAGGAGTGGGAGTTCGCGGGGACGCGGGGCGCCGTCACCGCGCGGATCTGGGCGGCGCCCGAACCCCGCTACGTCGCCGTGCTCGTCCACGGGTACGGCGAGCACCTCGGCCGCTACGGGCACGTCGCGGACGCGCTCGTCCGGCACGGCGCCACGGTCTGCGGGCCCGACCACATGGGGCACGGGCGCTCGGCGGGCGACCGCGTCCTGATCGAGGACTACGAGGACGTCGTCGCCGACGTCCGCACGGTCGCCCGGGCGGCGGCCGGGGACCACCCGGGCCTGCCGGTCGTGATGATCGGCCATTCGATGGGCGGGCTGGTCGCCGCCCGGTACGCGCAGCTCCACGGCGGGGACCTCGCGGCGCTGGTGCTGTCCGCGCCGGTGCTGGGCCGCTGGCACGTCGTGGACGCGCTGCTCCCGCTGGAGGAGATGCCCGGCACGCCCCTCGACCCGTCCACGCTGTCCCGCGACGCGTCAGTGGGCGAGGCGTACGCCGCGGACCCGCTCGTCTGGCACGGGCCGTTCAAGAAGCCCACCGTCCGGGCCCTGGACGCGGCGCTCCGGCGGATCAACGGGTACGGCTCCCTCGGGGCGCTGCCCGTCCTCTACCTGCACGGGACCGCCGACGAGCTGGTCCGGCCGGAGGACACCCGGGTCGGCATTGAGGCGGTCCGCGGCGAGGGCCTCACCGAGCGGCACTACCCGGGCGCCCGCCACGAGGTCTTCAACGAGACCAACCGCGCCGAGGTCCTCGGCGACGTGACCGCGTTCGTCGACCGCGTCCTCCCCTGA
- a CDS encoding pentapeptide repeat-containing protein: protein MQRPRAQELVATALALGVLAAVWGAMVWRPSDTVRWLLAGGAVVGAAVLALWGLLGPVARWLSGEHAELTPAERRSLTAAERVEAVNQSRSALMQSVTGLVVIVGVAFTAAGLIYTARTLDISRQAQVTDRYTKAIEQLGSGRPEVRMGGIYALERLMADSSRDRPTIIEVLAAYIRSHAQDRPPAGSDRTRLAVDVESALTVLGRAQLHLGTVDLRDADLHGKNLSGVKLSIAKLSGANLTGADVTHADLAHADLTGAKLSGADLRGAYLSGAKLFGADLTHTDLRGADLRASMGAPTPKQLRMVARTDASTRF from the coding sequence ATGCAGCGGCCGAGGGCACAGGAACTGGTGGCGACGGCGTTGGCGCTGGGGGTGCTGGCGGCCGTCTGGGGTGCGATGGTGTGGCGGCCGTCGGACACGGTGCGGTGGCTGCTTGCGGGCGGGGCCGTGGTCGGCGCGGCGGTACTGGCGTTATGGGGTTTGCTCGGACCAGTTGCGCGCTGGCTGTCGGGCGAGCACGCCGAGTTGACTCCGGCCGAACGGAGATCACTGACGGCAGCCGAGCGGGTGGAGGCGGTCAACCAGTCGCGGTCGGCGCTGATGCAGTCGGTGACCGGGCTGGTGGTGATCGTGGGCGTGGCGTTCACCGCAGCTGGCCTGATCTACACTGCACGGACCCTGGACATCAGCCGGCAGGCCCAGGTCACCGATCGCTACACCAAGGCGATCGAGCAACTGGGGTCGGGCAGGCCCGAGGTGCGCATGGGCGGGATCTACGCACTGGAACGGCTGATGGCCGACTCCTCGCGCGACCGCCCAACCATCATCGAGGTGCTGGCCGCCTACATCCGTAGCCACGCCCAGGACAGGCCACCGGCGGGGTCGGACAGGACCCGGCTGGCGGTGGACGTTGAATCGGCTCTGACTGTGCTCGGCCGGGCCCAGCTTCATCTGGGCACCGTCGATCTGCGCGATGCCGACCTTCATGGCAAGAACCTGTCTGGCGTGAAGCTGTCCATCGCGAAGCTGTCCGGCGCGAACCTGACCGGTGCGGACGTGACCCACGCGGACCTGGCGCACGCGGACCTGACCGGCGCGAAGCTGTCCGGCGCGGACCTGCGCGGGGCATACCTGTCCGGCGCGAAGCTTTTCGGCGCGGATCTGACGCACACGGACTTGCGTGGAGCGGACCTGCGCGCATCCATGGGTGCTCCCACGCCAAAGCAGTTGCGAATGGTGGCCAGGACCGATGCCTCCACACGCTTCTAG